Part of the Pyricularia oryzae 70-15 chromosome 3, whole genome shotgun sequence genome, AGCTGGGCAAGTCCATCAACCTCACAATGTCCGATAGGGGGTTCGAGTCATTACGAGACAGTGGTGACGTCGACCTGGTCGGGGACGTTGTTCAGGGGACTCTGGCGGTGCACATGCGTGAGGTACACAGGGCGAGCAGTATAAGCTGTCAAAAGTCGACGAGGATGCGATATGATGCAAACGGAAAGGTGAGTAAACACTTTgatagtaaaaaaaaaaaagactttgaACAAAACGCTAACCACGTATCGTCACCAAACCTCACAGCACCTCAACGTCGTAAGCAGGGGTACACTACGAGATATACTTCTCGAGCGTGTCCGCAAGCTACCCAACACCAAAATCTTCTTCAACAGCAAGCTGGTCCACGCAGACCTCAACGCCCGCTTCGCCGTCTTCTCCGACTCGACGGTCAAGGAGGCCTGGGGAGCAGAGCACCAGTACAAGCGGGTCTCGTTCGACCTGCTCATCGGCGCCGACGGCGCACACTCTGCCGTCCGCCACCAGATGGCCAGGTATACGCACATGAACCTGACGCAGACGTGGCTGGACACGTGGTGGTGCGAGTTCCACATCTCCCCACGGCCGGGCGTGCACATGGAGCCGCGGCTGGCGTCGGACGCCCTGCACATCTGGCCCGAGGCCGACTTTATGTTCCTGGCCATGCCCAACCGCGACGGCAGCTTCACCTGCAACCTCTTTGCACCGCGGGCCGTCTTTGACGATTTGGCGGTGCgtgcaggcggcggcggcggcaaggaccacgcggcggcggaggcggccCTGACCGACTTCTTCCAACGGCACTTTCCCGGCATAGTGCCGGAGCTCATGACGGCGGCGGAGCTGCGCGTGCAGTTCTCGCGCACCACGCCGTCGGCGCTGCACGACATGCGCGTCTCAAAGGTCAACCACGGCGACCGGTGCGTGCTGGTCGGCGACGCCGCGCACGCCATGGTGCCGTTTTAcgggcaggggctcaacgtcggGCTCGAGGACGTGCGCATTCTGTTCACAGAGTACCTGTGCTGCCCGTCGTCGCCCGCGCCAGCCGCCACGGCCTGGCTGGCCGAAAAGGGAGGGCCCAACGTCGGTCGTGGCTCCccgacgacggcgacaacaacaaaaccGTCAATGGCAGAAAGCCTCTCTGCGTACAGCGCGCGGCGGCAGCCCGACGTGGCCGTCATGTCGACGCTGGCGCTCCGCAACTACGGCGAGATGCGGCACGGTGGCACGGCGGCCAAGTGGGCGCGGCGCGCCATCGAGGAGGCGCTGCAGGTGTGGGTGCCCTCGGCCGGGTGGCGGACGCTCTACGCGCGCGTGGCCTTTTCCACCGAGAGCTTCGTCGAGATTGAGCGCAAGAATGCGCGTCAGGGGTGGATACTGACCGCCTGGGCGTTCTTGCTCCTGCTTGCGGTCGTGGCTGCCCTGGTGCGGTTCATGTTGTGCCACTACTGTTGATAGCGATTGGTTTTTTGGGGGATGGGGGTAGGGGAGTGACGTCTAATGTCGTGGTAATGAGGTTGGAATGGCTGTAGTGGTTTCCCTTGACCGGAGGCAAGTACATTGGGTGCAAAAATGGGCGTTGGTTACCGTCATGAAAATAATGTCGGGCGGGATTAATTCGGCGTTGGCGGATTTTGCTCTGGTTATGGGTATGGTTTATGAGCTTTTATTGGCCGGGTGGTCTCAGTGTTGTTGATAATGCTTCGCTCGTACATTATTCTTAATGGCGTTACaaatccaaaaaaaagaagtaaaATAACGAAATTTAGCAAGGAACACCAAACAATGGGAAATTCTAGACCACTGCAGAGCTTGTAATCAGAAACTTGCACtggttctagtctagtccaaGTAAGCACCGAGAGAGCACGACTTTGAAGAAACGCATCCGAAATTTGCTTGGTCTGCGAGGCGGCCCAGTACATATAAGCACGTCTCTCGACCGACAATGTGTTACCGATTTCATCATCACAGCAGCGTCTTTGTGGACACCCAAGCCACTTTGCTCATGTGCAACCGACTATCAGCCGCGGCCGCCGTGGGTCGAGACAAGCGTCCTTTTGACCTCTTGACGTCTCCGGGTGCGCCCCCTTTTTTCATCTTATATTTCCGGGCACAAAAAAATCTCAAGATGCTTCAAAGTGATCGGCGTTTCAGGGTTTGTATGGTCGTGGCTCGGAATGACGACGTTCCCGTAAAGATAGATCTATCTGTCTTGGGATTCACCCTCCAACGGAGTTTATTTGCTGTCTGCTTCCGTAGGTTTCGTGTTACACTGCAGACAGATtgccaaaataaaataaaaagacgATTATGCATTCCCGATAAATGCAGGCAGCCCTGCATTTTCCCACCTGTGATTTTGAAGACGAGTCGAAGAGAGAGGACATGGAAATTACGCGAATATGGAACATGCATACATGTATAGATCCAACATCATCCCACTCGGGTCCAGCACGCCAGGCGCTAAACCAATAACGAGCTGCTTATCAAGAGATTTTGTGGCTCTCCCTGGCTGCGCTCCTCGTGACAGTCTTTTGCAGGTGTAGATGGTGTCCTTATGCCACGCTGACATGTAGCACAGCAGCAGACaatctgttttttttctttctctttggcATGCCCTTGTCAACCCAGGGAGCAGAGGCTTGGTATTGTTTTCAGCATCCGATGGGATGAGCGAATGAATTTTCGAGATGGGGATGCCGGCATTATGGGGCTTCATTCAATCCAATCAATATGGCGTTTTTGGTTGATTTGTCTCATGATCTGATATTGCCCCAAATGCAGTATTTCAAGGGCTGGTTGAGAATGTTTTGTTTGGGGGAAACAGTTTCCTCTCTTCTGATGCCGAATCCAAAAGACGAAAATGACCCGAAATTCAACAAAGGTTTCCTTGTTTGAACgaacccctttttttccaacTACATGCTTTCAGGGGCTAATTCAAGGCAGTCATACCCTAACCCTTTCTTTTCCCGTGACACCACACCATCCATCTACCTAGTACCCACCCATCAACAGAGCGCTGTACGGTCCCTAGAGTGGAGCCCAAGGCAGCCGAGTTAGTGGGCCCAAGGTGCCCCTAATCATGACGGCCTTAGCGGCTGTCCCGGACCTGCAGGACGCTGCTGGgccatcaacaacaacagtaCACTCACCCAATTACTCGGGCAGCCCGGCCGACATATCCTCGTCACCAACGACAAGGGCTGTTTCGAGAAATACTGCAAGACAAACGGCGTCAGCACCCCCAAATCATGCCGAATCCTCACCACCAGGAAATGCATCACCAACCGGACCCCCATCGCCGTCTGGCAACAATGTCAGCCCGCATGGCCGTCATCAGGGCATGAGCAAACTCCGCGCGTGCCTCGTCATCGCCACCCTCTCGGGCGTCAGTTTCCTCAACACCATGGGCTCAGGGATCCTGACCGTGTCGCTGCCGACCATGGCCCGCGACGTCAGGCTGGACGACTCGCTCCTCCTCTGGCCGGCGTCGGTCTACTCGCTGGCGGCGGGCTGCACCCTGCTCGTCTTTGGCGCCGTGGGCCACATCATCGGCCCCAAGCGCGTCTGGATCACGGGCGCCTGCCTGTACGCCGCCTTCACCCTCGGCGTCGGCCGCAGCGCCACCGGCTCCCAGCTCATCGCCTTCCGCTCCGTCCTGGGCGTGTCCATCGCCATGTGCCTCCCCACCGCCGTCAGCCTGACCACCAACGGCTTCGGCGCCGGCCGCTGGCGAAACATGGCCTTTGCCTTTCAGGGCATGGGCCAGCCGCTCGGCTACTCGACCGGCTTGA contains:
- a CDS encoding kynurenine 3-monooxygenase gives rise to the protein MKIVICGAGPVGALAAIYAARRGHEVEIYELRGDTALEETEVTRQLGKSINLTMSDRGFESLRDSGDVDLVGDVVQGTLAVHMREVHRASSISCQKSTRMRYDANGKHLNVVSRGTLRDILLERVRKLPNTKIFFNSKLVHADLNARFAVFSDSTVKEAWGAEHQYKRVSFDLLIGADGAHSAVRHQMARYTHMNLTQTWLDTWWCEFHISPRPGVHMEPRLASDALHIWPEADFMFLAMPNRDGSFTCNLFAPRAVFDDLAVRAGGGGGKDHAAAEAALTDFFQRHFPGIVPELMTAAELRVQFSRTTPSALHDMRVSKVNHGDRCVLVGDAAHAMVPFYGQGLNVGLEDVRILFTEYLCCPSSPAPAATAWLAEKGGPNVGRGSPTTATTTKPSMAESLSAYSARRQPDVAVMSTLALRNYGEMRHGGTAAKWARRAIEEALQVWVPSAGWRTLYARVAFSTESFVEIERKNARQGWILTAWAFLLLLAVVAALVRFMLCHYC